The following are encoded together in the Saccharospirillaceae bacterium genome:
- a CDS encoding iron-sulfur cluster assembly accessory protein, translated as MTIETFDPNSAQSAASPEVSMTDAALKHVRKQLDKNTQMAGVRLGVKKSGCSGFKYDIEFVEAAQDGDIAIQAADDVTLYISAQAAPMVKGTEIDFSREGLNSTIKFNNPNAKDLCGCGESFSV; from the coding sequence ATGACTATTGAAACGTTCGATCCGAATTCTGCACAGTCCGCTGCATCCCCTGAAGTAAGCATGACCGATGCAGCGCTGAAACACGTGCGTAAGCAACTGGATAAAAACACCCAAATGGCTGGCGTTCGTCTGGGCGTGAAAAAAAGTGGTTGCTCGGGTTTTAAATACGATATCGAGTTTGTCGAAGCCGCTCAGGATGGCGATATTGCCATTCAGGCGGCAGATGATGTAACGCTGTATATCTCTGCCCAAGCTGCCCCAATGGTGAAAGGCACAGAGATCGACTTCAGTCGTGAGGGTCTGAATTCAACCATTAAGTTCAATAATCCGAACGCCAAAGATTTATGCGGTTGTGGTGAGTCCTTCTCAGTTTAA
- a CDS encoding TlpA family protein disulfide reductase, with protein MKKIKHLLVTLVALASLSLPLSALEIGDSLPDSIRAEVAPEPGKVYVIDFFAQWCVSCRIELPLVNKFHNSYKDSEKVAVVGVDVDEDEAVAKAFQKQLGIEFRVINDTESELIEIFEPLGMPALYYIRDGVILGQHLGAIDHIDEVIEADLAGLGVEL; from the coding sequence ATGAAAAAAATCAAACATTTGCTAGTGACACTGGTAGCGTTAGCATCGCTGAGTCTGCCACTTTCTGCTCTGGAAATCGGTGATAGTCTGCCGGATTCTATTCGAGCTGAAGTGGCTCCTGAGCCGGGTAAAGTTTATGTGATCGACTTTTTTGCTCAATGGTGTGTGTCATGTCGAATTGAGCTACCTCTGGTTAATAAATTCCATAACAGCTACAAAGATTCAGAAAAAGTCGCTGTGGTTGGTGTTGATGTTGATGAAGATGAAGCGGTTGCAAAAGCATTTCAGAAGCAGTTGGGCATTGAGTTTCGCGTAATTAATGACACCGAAAGTGAACTGATTGAAATCTTTGAACCACTGGGTATGCCAGCTCTGTATTACATTCGCGATGGTGTTATTTTGGGTCAGCATCTGGGGGCTATTGATCATATTGATGAAGTCATCGAGGCTGATCTTGCTGGTTTGGGTGTTGAACTTTGA
- a CDS encoding DUF3570 domain-containing protein: protein MHQKKIPEAVPALAGVVVVVTKKLQRSIAAVLLLVFSAVVIAETTVGYHVLRYVEGDDRVKVTDHAVSIKGKKGVDYDYSIDLGYDAISGASPTLRSKTPVASDDDSRNRIAKLDAARQVSDKLILGYDPNGEYQVEKVQLTDVRRSINLSLTSRDELRNETTVTAGYSKESDYSSSSVSASKLWWADRRKNRSYTLGGSYIYNESYVFNGSYADQIIDKNHAFDIEAGINQTLSASSTATVSLFASHDSGYLSNHYQTILRAIDVNRDGVIDRLNEVFLAGELRPEERLGKGINASWIKQWDNWVTSQLGYRFFDDDWGITSHTMAVNLDVPFYGFFGLNKPKRRSAEWRLLPAYRYYSQSQAFFYKNPYASNEQALFGDSGPASSDERLSEFVAHRFELGAQYSVIKSLTLDLSVAHYFQENSERQNSDFSANWLMLGVSYKHK, encoded by the coding sequence TTGCATCAAAAGAAAATACCCGAGGCGGTACCGGCATTGGCGGGGGTGGTTGTGGTTGTAACTAAGAAACTGCAGAGAAGTATTGCTGCTGTTTTATTGCTGGTATTTTCTGCAGTAGTGATTGCAGAAACCACTGTGGGTTATCACGTGTTGCGTTATGTTGAAGGTGACGACCGGGTGAAGGTAACGGATCACGCGGTGAGTATTAAAGGCAAGAAAGGAGTCGATTACGATTATTCGATCGATCTTGGCTACGACGCAATTTCTGGTGCTTCTCCAACTTTGCGCTCTAAAACCCCCGTTGCCAGTGATGACGATAGCAGAAACCGGATAGCCAAACTGGATGCCGCCCGCCAAGTCAGTGATAAGTTAATACTTGGATACGACCCGAATGGCGAATATCAGGTTGAGAAAGTTCAGCTGACCGACGTTCGTCGCTCGATTAACCTTTCGTTGACCAGCCGTGATGAACTTCGTAATGAAACTACCGTAACGGCGGGCTATTCGAAAGAGAGCGATTATTCCAGCTCCAGTGTCAGTGCATCGAAGTTGTGGTGGGCAGACCGGCGTAAAAATCGTTCTTACACGTTGGGTGGCTCGTATATCTATAACGAAAGTTATGTATTTAACGGTAGTTATGCCGATCAGATTATCGATAAGAACCACGCGTTCGATATTGAAGCCGGTATTAATCAGACCTTGTCTGCTTCATCAACGGCGACCGTTTCCTTGTTTGCCAGTCATGACAGTGGTTATCTGAGTAATCATTATCAGACGATTTTACGTGCCATTGATGTCAACCGTGATGGGGTGATTGATCGTCTTAACGAGGTTTTTCTGGCGGGTGAACTGCGCCCGGAAGAGCGTCTGGGCAAAGGTATTAACGCCTCGTGGATCAAGCAGTGGGACAACTGGGTTACCAGCCAGCTGGGCTATCGTTTCTTCGATGATGACTGGGGTATTACCAGCCACACGATGGCGGTAAACCTGGATGTTCCTTTCTATGGCTTCTTTGGCTTAAACAAACCAAAACGCCGATCCGCTGAATGGCGTTTATTACCAGCCTACCGCTACTACAGCCAGAGTCAGGCCTTCTTCTACAAGAACCCTTATGCCAGTAACGAACAGGCATTATTCGGCGACAGTGGTCCTGCCAGTTCGGATGAGCGCCTCAGCGAGTTTGTCGCCCATCGGTTTGAACTGGGGGCGCAGTATTCGGTTATAAAAAGTCTTACATTGGATTTAAGTGTGGCGCATTATTTTCAGGAAAATAGTGAAAGGCAAAACAGTGACTTCAGCGCTAACTGGCTGATGTTAGGCGTGAGTTATAAGCACAAGTAA
- a CDS encoding DUF4266 domain-containing protein encodes MMRLLLTAALLFSASISAEVKTIYVAPEMQQQSSQAGADRPGNDVKKINKIKKPKAKLPKHSALNFIEPVLGIEDVKPWHKGTLAKDEMKPGGRMPTMNKFATKVFASKENTRGGTGIGGGGCGCN; translated from the coding sequence ATGATGCGTTTGTTATTAACTGCCGCTCTGTTATTTTCAGCCAGTATTTCGGCTGAAGTAAAAACGATTTATGTTGCACCAGAAATGCAACAACAAAGTTCACAAGCGGGTGCTGATAGACCCGGGAACGATGTTAAAAAAATCAACAAGATTAAGAAGCCTAAAGCTAAGCTGCCGAAACATTCTGCGCTGAATTTCATTGAACCGGTTTTAGGCATTGAGGATGTTAAACCGTGGCATAAAGGAACGCTGGCTAAGGATGAAATGAAGCCTGGTGGTCGTATGCCAACGATGAATAAGTTTGCAACCAAAGTGTTTGCATCAAAAGAAAATACCCGAGGCGGTACCGGCATTGGCGGGGGTGGTTGTGGTTGTAACTAA
- a CDS encoding cysteine desulfurase produces MTDLINQIRNDFPALHQEVNGKPLVYLDNGATTHKPNAVINAISDYYRTDNSNVHRGAHTLSDRATQRFEDARKTVQAFLNAEKAEEIVWTRGTTESINIVANTWARQNLKAGDQILVTAMEHHSNIVPWQMLCEQTGAELIPIPVSAAGELDMAAFAELLNERVKLVSVVHVSNALGTINPVAEIIEKAHSIGAKVLVDGAQAVAHWDIDVQALDADFYVFSGHKLFGPTGIGVLYGKEALLNAMPPYQGGGEMIEHVSFAKTTYNSLPYKFEAGTPSIAGAIGLGAAIDYLNGLDRVALAAHEDALLARSVELAEQLGGIQPIGTAANKASVFSFLLEGAHPGDVGTLLDQQGVAVRTGHHCTMPIMDQFGIPGTVRASYSFYNTLEDVETLFRGLEKAKMFLL; encoded by the coding sequence ATGACTGACCTGATTAACCAGATTCGCAACGACTTTCCGGCGCTTCATCAGGAAGTGAACGGCAAGCCGCTGGTGTATCTCGACAATGGCGCCACCACGCACAAACCCAATGCTGTGATTAACGCCATCAGCGATTACTACCGAACTGATAATTCCAATGTTCATCGCGGTGCACATACCCTGAGTGATCGTGCCACTCAGCGTTTTGAGGATGCACGTAAAACCGTACAGGCATTTTTAAATGCCGAAAAAGCCGAAGAAATTGTCTGGACCCGAGGTACCACAGAGTCCATCAATATCGTTGCTAATACGTGGGCGCGACAGAACCTGAAGGCAGGTGACCAGATTCTGGTAACTGCGATGGAACACCACTCTAATATCGTGCCGTGGCAAATGTTATGCGAGCAAACCGGCGCTGAGCTGATTCCGATTCCGGTTTCTGCTGCTGGCGAACTGGATATGGCTGCTTTCGCAGAGTTGCTGAATGAGCGCGTAAAACTGGTATCAGTTGTTCATGTATCCAACGCATTGGGTACCATTAACCCCGTGGCTGAGATTATAGAAAAAGCCCATAGCATCGGCGCCAAAGTACTGGTAGACGGTGCTCAGGCGGTCGCCCATTGGGATATCGATGTTCAGGCATTGGATGCTGACTTTTACGTATTCTCAGGGCACAAACTGTTTGGCCCGACTGGTATTGGTGTATTGTACGGTAAAGAGGCGCTATTAAACGCGATGCCACCCTACCAGGGCGGTGGTGAAATGATTGAGCATGTGAGCTTCGCTAAAACCACCTACAACAGCCTGCCATACAAGTTCGAGGCCGGTACTCCGAGCATCGCTGGTGCCATTGGCCTGGGCGCTGCTATTGATTATCTCAACGGCCTGGATCGAGTGGCTCTGGCTGCCCACGAAGATGCGCTATTAGCCCGTTCAGTAGAACTCGCAGAGCAACTGGGTGGCATCCAACCAATTGGGACGGCAGCCAATAAAGCCAGCGTATTCAGTTTTCTGTTAGAAGGCGCACATCCTGGTGATGTTGGTACTCTGCTTGATCAGCAAGGTGTGGCGGTACGTACTGGTCACCACTGTACTATGCCGATTATGGATCAATTTGGTATCCCGGGTACGGTGCGTGCGTCTTACAGCTTCTACAACACATTAGAGGATGTAGAAACACTGTTCCGTGGTCTGGAGAAAGCCAAGATGTTCTTATTGTAA